CCAAAGGGGAGGGGTAATAGTCCTTGGCTTCTTGTTCCCCTATGACCTTGATTTCTGTGATTGCATCCCCTTCTGCGGTTATCATGATGAGGCCCAGGGGGGTTGAAACTATCCCGTGGGAGTTGTCGTCCACGACCTATCACTCCATATTCATTATTCATCTGATGTAGAAATTGTTCAGCCACCAGATGCCGAAAGCTATGCTGCCGATTGTTACTGGAAGCCCGACATTGAGGTGTTCCAGGGAGGATATTCTGACCCTGCCGGATGCGCCTTCAATGACTATTATGTTAGCTATGGATCCAAGTACGGTGAGGTTTCCTGCGAAGGTGGAGCTCATGGCTAGGATTAGCCATCCCCTATCTCCAAGGTCCATGGCTTTTACCAGGGGTTTGAGGAGCATAACTGCGGGGACGTTGCTTACCAGGTTAGACAACCCGGCGGATATAAGAGATAGGGAGGTGCTCCCTGTCAAAGCTACGGCGCTGAAGCTGGATAGCCATGCAAATGCCTTAGACCTCTGGAAGCCACCCATTATCACGAACAAACCTATGAAAAGGAGCAGGAGCTTGAAGTCTATCATCTGGTAGACCTTTTCGGGTTTTACTCGCCGTGTTATCAGGAAGCACGACGCTATGGCCATGGAAACCACCTCTATGGGCAATCCCGAGAAGAAGCCCGCCAGGCAAGCGGTGCTTAAAATGGTGAACTTTATGACCATGGCTTTGTGGTATGGGAAGCTTTCGTCATCCCTTAGGTGTGTCGTTGGTGCGGTCAACTGCTCCCTGTAAGACATCCTGATGACAAAGTAAGTTAGGATAAGCCCCACTGCGGATGGGATCAACATGTTCACGAAGAACTTCCCGTAGCTGATGCCGGAAGCCAAGCCTATGATAAGGTTTTGAGGGTTTCCTGTTATGGTGGAAGCGCTTCCCACGTTGGCTGCCATGCACAGGGCCAGTAGATGAGGTCTTGGGTCGGTCCCCATTGAGTAGGTTAACCTTAGCAGCATGGGGGTGAACAAAAGGCATATGGTATCGTTTACGAATAGGGCTGACAGCGCCCCTGCGGTGGTGATGACGAAGATGAGGAGGCCATTGGGTGTTCCTGCCCGTTTAAGTAGCCAAGCGGACAGCAGGTTTACCGTCCCGGATAGCCTGAAGTGTGCCACCAGCACCATAAGGCCGAATAGGGTGGCCAGAGTTCTGTAGTCTATGGATTTATATGCATCCTCCGTTGAAATGGCCCCCACGAACACCATTAGAGAGGCGCCTATTATGACCGCCCCTGTGCGGTCTATGCGGAGGATTGGGGGTTGTCCCACCGCGAGGATCAGATAGGAAACGGCAAAGATCAAAACCGATGGTTCCAACTGTAGCACCGCCTCTTGCCTCTGCGTAGGGTGCTTTCTGATAATTAATCATAAAGATCCTTGCGCCCCTTGGCAGATGTGCTATTCTTACTTTCCGGATCTTAGATTATCAGGAAACGAGCCTTGCAGAAAGGGGATGGATCATTGGAAATCAAACCCATGAAGAAGATCAAGAAGCTTAAGAAGTTGAAGCTTTACGGCTTCAACAACCTGACTAAGTCCTTGAGCTTCAACCTGTACGATATATGCTACGCTAAAACTCCGGAGCATCGCAACGCTTACATAGACTACATAGATGAGGAGTACAACGCCACCCGGTTGACCACCATACTTACAGAGGTGGCCAACATCATTGGGGCTAATATTTTGAACGTAGCCTACCAGGATTACGATCCCCAGGGAGCAAGTGTGGCGTTGCTTATATCGGAGGAGAAGGTGGGGGAGAGCCAGGGGGACCACTGTCAGGACCAGGATGAAGGCGAGAGTCCCGGACCCCTCCCTCAGACCTATCTTGCTCATCTGGACAAGAGCCATATAACGGTTCACACCTATCCGGAGAGCCATCCAGACCGTGGTGTATGTACGTTCAGGGCCGACATAGACGTCTCAACCTGCGGCAGGATATCGCCCCTTAAGGCCCTCAACTACCTGTTGCACACCTTCTCCCCGGATATTGCCATCATAGACTATCGGGTGAGGGGCTTTACACGGGACATATCGGGGGAGAAGTTCTTCCTGGATCATAAGATAAACTCCATACAGAACTTCATATCCAAGGATACCCGGGAGCTTTATCAGTTTATTGATGTTAATATATACCAAGAGAACATATTTAACACGAAGATGATAATAAAGGACTTTGATCTGGATAACTATCTTTTTGGTACCGGAAAGAAGTCGCTTCTCCCGGGGGAGAAGAAGCGTATAAAGCAGGAGATTAAGAAGGAAATGGCGGAGATATTTGCGGGGCGCAACCTGCCGTCTTTTTAATGGATCGAATGGACCTTTCCTTTATGGGTGAGGCCCTCCTGGAGGCTAGGGCTGCTTTTGAATCTGGCGATGTGCCGGTTGGGGCGGTTGTGGTGATGGACGGTCTAGTCGTGGGCCGGGGTAGGAACGTGAGGGAAGTGGACCGAGATCCATTTGGGCATGCGGAGATGGTGGCCATAAGGGATGCCTGTTCTCGCCTTAGGACTTGGCGTCTGGACGGAGCTTCACTCTACGTGACGTTGGAGCCCTGTGTTATGTGCGCTGGTGCCATATTGCAGAGCCGTATAGGGGAGGTCCACTTTTCGTTGAGGGACCCAAGGGCTGGGGCGTGCGGATCCCTTTATGATGTGCTTAGGGATCCGAGGCAGCCCTTCCGTTGCAGGGTGTTCGAGGGTGATGGGGCTGAGGAGTCGCGGCGTTTGCTGTGGGCATTTTTCGAATCCCGCAGGGGCTCCAGATCTGGACAACCTGCGGCGCTTTGAATATAATTCTCGTCGTTTCTTCATGATCTGCGGAGGGGTGGCCGAGTGGTCGAAGGCGGGCGACTCGAAATCGTCTAGGCGGTGCTGAGCCGTCTCGTGGGTTCAAATCCCACCCTCTCCGCCAGCATTAGAGGTTAAGAGGTCCCCCAGGTGGGGACCTCTTCTATTTGCTGCAATACATTTATGCATCCCTTGATTCTAATTCCCCAATCCCTGTCATGGTGATGTTTGATGGGAAGCAGTAGTTTTTGTTTTATATGCTATACCCCTGGCTAATAATTAGTTGTTAGGCAGAGGTATAGCATTTTTGTGCATAGTTTTTATGTATTGGGGCTGGGTGGGTCTGTTGTTTAAATCCTTGTTATGCTGGCTTTGTATGGGGTAAGGTTATATGGAGAGTCCTTGGGGATATGGGACAAGAGAAATGGAAAGAAACTGTTGACGCAAAAACCTTGATCTGATTTTTAGTTGACATATCCTATGAGATGAGGTAACTTGATTGCAATCATAATTTTTATGTTTGGAGGTGTTGTATAGTGGCAGATAAGTCCGCTTCCGCGTCTGAAAAACCTAAAAGGGCTAGGAGGCCCAGAAGAAGCCCAGAAGAGCTTC
This sequence is a window from Thermanaerothrix sp.. Protein-coding genes within it:
- the speD gene encoding adenosylmethionine decarboxylase — translated: MKKIKKLKKLKLYGFNNLTKSLSFNLYDICYAKTPEHRNAYIDYIDEEYNATRLTTILTEVANIIGANILNVAYQDYDPQGASVALLISEEKVGESQGDHCQDQDEGESPGPLPQTYLAHLDKSHITVHTYPESHPDRGVCTFRADIDVSTCGRISPLKALNYLLHTFSPDIAIIDYRVRGFTRDISGEKFFLDHKINSIQNFISKDTRELYQFIDVNIYQENIFNTKMIIKDFDLDNYLFGTGKKSLLPGEKKRIKQEIKKEMAEIFAGRNLPSF
- a CDS encoding anion transporter, whose product is MEPSVLIFAVSYLILAVGQPPILRIDRTGAVIIGASLMVFVGAISTEDAYKSIDYRTLATLFGLMVLVAHFRLSGTVNLLSAWLLKRAGTPNGLLIFVITTAGALSALFVNDTICLLFTPMLLRLTYSMGTDPRPHLLALCMAANVGSASTITGNPQNLIIGLASGISYGKFFVNMLIPSAVGLILTYFVIRMSYREQLTAPTTHLRDDESFPYHKAMVIKFTILSTACLAGFFSGLPIEVVSMAIASCFLITRRVKPEKVYQMIDFKLLLLFIGLFVIMGGFQRSKAFAWLSSFSAVALTGSTSLSLISAGLSNLVSNVPAVMLLKPLVKAMDLGDRGWLILAMSSTFAGNLTVLGSIANIIVIEGASGRVRISSLEHLNVGLPVTIGSIAFGIWWLNNFYIR
- a CDS encoding nucleoside deaminase, with product MDLSFMGEALLEARAAFESGDVPVGAVVVMDGLVVGRGRNVREVDRDPFGHAEMVAIRDACSRLRTWRLDGASLYVTLEPCVMCAGAILQSRIGEVHFSLRDPRAGACGSLYDVLRDPRQPFRCRVFEGDGAEESRRLLWAFFESRRGSRSGQPAAL